One stretch of Variovorax sp. 54 DNA includes these proteins:
- a CDS encoding PaaI family thioesterase, whose protein sequence is MSPAFTAEPPGLLFGLPMPMARSFALRGEAIGDERSRVRMPYNADHANSRGDVHGGAIAVLFDCALASAVRSHAPTAFGVVTIDITVHYTAPCAGDVIATAVCERRGRAMCFARGEARNADGELLAMATGTFKLVPRTAPSSSESTP, encoded by the coding sequence ATGAGCCCCGCCTTTACCGCTGAGCCACCGGGCCTGCTGTTCGGCCTGCCCATGCCGATGGCGCGCAGCTTCGCGCTGCGCGGCGAGGCCATCGGCGACGAGCGCTCACGCGTGCGCATGCCCTACAACGCCGACCACGCCAACAGCCGCGGCGACGTGCACGGCGGCGCGATCGCCGTGCTGTTCGACTGCGCGCTCGCCAGCGCCGTGCGCTCGCACGCGCCCACGGCCTTCGGCGTGGTCACCATCGACATCACGGTGCACTACACCGCGCCCTGCGCCGGCGACGTGATCGCCACCGCCGTGTGCGAGCGACGCGGCCGCGCGATGTGCTTCGCACGCGGCGAGGCACGCAACGCCGACGGCGAACTGCTCGCCATGGCCACCGGCACCTTCAAGCTGGTGCCGCGCACCGCTCCCTCTTCTTCCGAGTCCACCCCATGA
- a CDS encoding CaiB/BaiF CoA transferase family protein has protein sequence MTTAPSSTGALAGIRVLDISRILGGPYCGQILGDHGADVLKVEPPQGDDTRTWGPPFKEGVASYYHGLNRNKRVQHLDFSTEEGREALLALVAEADVLIENFKTGTMERWGIGYEALSQRFPRLVWCRVSGFGADGPLGALPGYDAAVQAMTGIMSINGEADGGPLRVGLPVVDMVTGLNAVIGVLLALQERHRSGRGQFVEAALYDSGLSLLHPHAANWFMDGTAPRRTGNAHPNIYPYDALATGTDPIFVAVGNDRQFASFCRCIGLPALSDDPLYRTAGARSVNRDGLKQQLEAALAAFDGRTLVDQLMAAGVPAAPVLPVAAALQHPHTLHREMVVEMEGGYRGIGAPVKLSRTPASYRHAPLTPGDAFLPSDDDTAAR, from the coding sequence ATGACCACCGCCCCTTCTTCGACCGGCGCCCTCGCGGGCATCCGCGTGCTCGACATCTCGCGCATCCTCGGCGGCCCGTACTGCGGCCAGATCCTCGGCGACCACGGCGCCGACGTGCTCAAGGTCGAGCCGCCACAGGGCGACGACACGCGCACCTGGGGCCCGCCGTTCAAGGAAGGCGTGGCCTCGTACTACCACGGGCTGAACCGCAACAAGCGCGTGCAGCACCTGGACTTCTCGACCGAGGAAGGCCGCGAGGCGCTGCTCGCGCTGGTGGCCGAGGCCGACGTGCTGATCGAGAACTTCAAGACCGGCACGATGGAGCGCTGGGGCATCGGCTACGAGGCGCTGTCGCAGCGCTTTCCGCGCCTCGTGTGGTGCCGCGTGTCGGGCTTCGGCGCCGACGGCCCGCTGGGCGCGCTGCCGGGCTACGACGCCGCCGTGCAGGCCATGACCGGCATCATGAGCATCAACGGCGAGGCCGACGGCGGCCCGCTGCGCGTGGGCCTGCCGGTGGTCGACATGGTGACCGGGCTCAACGCCGTCATCGGCGTGCTGCTCGCGCTGCAGGAGCGCCACCGCAGCGGACGCGGCCAGTTCGTGGAAGCGGCGCTGTACGACAGCGGCCTCTCGCTGCTGCACCCGCACGCGGCCAACTGGTTCATGGACGGCACGGCACCGCGCCGCACCGGCAACGCGCACCCCAACATCTATCCCTACGACGCACTCGCCACCGGCACCGACCCGATCTTCGTGGCCGTGGGCAACGACCGCCAGTTCGCGAGCTTCTGCCGCTGCATCGGCCTGCCTGCGCTGTCCGACGACCCGCTGTACCGCACCGCCGGCGCGCGCTCGGTGAACCGCGACGGCCTCAAGCAGCAGCTCGAAGCCGCACTCGCCGCCTTCGACGGCCGCACGCTGGTCGACCAGCTGATGGCTGCCGGCGTGCCCGCCGCGCCCGTGCTGCCGGTGGCGGCGGCGCTGCAGCACCCGCACACGCTGCACCGCGAGATGGTGGTGGAGATGGAGGGCGGCTATCGCGGCATCGGCGCGCCGGTGAAGCTCAGCCGCACGCCGGCCAGCTACCGCCACGCGCCGCTGACGCCGGGCGACGCCTTCCTGCCGAGCGACGACGACACAGCTGCGCGCTGA
- a CDS encoding DUF5682 family protein, which produces MSTSAAPSPLHYFGIRHHGPGCARSLLRAFESLQPDCILVEGPPEAEPLLSFLAHADLQPPVAVLIHASEDTGLAAFYPFATFSPEWQALQWGAARGVPTRFIDLPQAHRMAIEQAARAADEAKAAEPVDTPLGDDETDTVPVAETVEAPEEEQATHTLPDDPFDWLAHAAGYADGESWWNHMVEERGDGEDLFGAIAEAMTAVRAETPEDRRGVRAMEREQRREAFMRQSIREAVKAGHQRIAVVCGAWHVPALQGAATAKADAALLKGLPKLKVLATWVPWTYRHLTSASGYGAGIDSPGWYEHLWQQGHEVAGRSTGWLARVARLLREHDLDCSSAHLIEATRLADTLAALRERPAPGLPELDEAVRSVICMGEQAPLTLIRERLTVGDRMGQVPADVPTVPLQRDLEQAQKSLRLKPEATAKTLDLDLRQPNDLARSHLLHRLRLLDLPWGEVTAGQRASRGTFHEVWQLQWQPEFALRVIEASRFGATVAHAASARVMEGLAAETSLTALAEQVDTVLLADLPVAVQAVTRALEDRAALTGDAVQLIGAVPPLANVFRYGSVRQTDSALLSHVLDSLIVRGAIGLPIACGALDAEAAESLRTRLIGAHDAVRLRDGEETTTAWRNALRSIAFGETGAPLLRGVSCRLLLDDAQIDSDGASQQLARNLSAGAPPTDAAAWLEGFLNRNAMVLLHDDAVWSLVDGWLAGLGEDHFVQVLPLVRRSFADFSGADRRALGERAKRGAVGGTLPSAVAAADWDESRAVLALPLLRELLGVKA; this is translated from the coding sequence ATGAGCACGAGCGCGGCGCCTTCGCCGCTGCACTACTTCGGCATCCGCCACCACGGCCCCGGCTGTGCGCGCAGCCTGCTGCGCGCCTTCGAGTCGCTGCAGCCCGACTGCATCCTCGTCGAGGGCCCGCCCGAGGCCGAGCCGCTGCTGTCCTTTCTCGCGCATGCCGACCTGCAACCGCCGGTCGCGGTGCTGATCCATGCGAGCGAAGACACCGGCCTGGCCGCGTTCTATCCCTTCGCCACCTTCTCGCCCGAATGGCAGGCGCTGCAGTGGGGCGCCGCGCGCGGTGTGCCCACGCGCTTCATCGACCTGCCGCAGGCGCACCGCATGGCGATCGAGCAGGCCGCGCGCGCGGCCGACGAGGCCAAGGCCGCAGAGCCTGTCGACACGCCACTCGGCGATGACGAGACCGACACGGTGCCCGTCGCCGAAACCGTCGAAGCCCCCGAGGAAGAACAGGCCACGCACACGCTGCCCGACGACCCCTTCGACTGGCTCGCCCACGCCGCCGGCTATGCCGACGGCGAGAGCTGGTGGAACCACATGGTCGAGGAACGCGGCGACGGCGAAGACCTGTTCGGCGCCATCGCCGAAGCCATGACCGCCGTGCGCGCCGAAACGCCCGAAGACCGGCGCGGCGTGCGCGCGATGGAACGCGAGCAGCGGCGCGAAGCCTTCATGCGGCAATCGATCCGCGAGGCCGTGAAGGCCGGCCACCAGCGCATCGCCGTCGTCTGCGGTGCCTGGCACGTGCCCGCGCTGCAGGGCGCGGCCACCGCCAAGGCCGATGCGGCGCTGCTCAAGGGCCTGCCCAAGCTCAAGGTGCTCGCGACCTGGGTGCCGTGGACCTACCGCCACCTCACGAGTGCCAGCGGCTACGGCGCCGGCATCGATTCGCCGGGCTGGTACGAGCACCTGTGGCAGCAGGGGCACGAGGTGGCGGGGCGCAGCACCGGCTGGCTCGCACGCGTTGCGCGCTTGCTGCGCGAGCACGATCTCGACTGTTCTTCCGCTCACCTCATCGAAGCCACGCGCCTGGCCGACACGCTCGCCGCATTGCGCGAGCGCCCCGCGCCCGGCCTGCCCGAACTCGACGAGGCCGTGCGCAGCGTGATCTGCATGGGCGAGCAGGCGCCGCTCACGCTCATCCGCGAACGCCTCACGGTCGGCGACCGCATGGGCCAGGTGCCGGCCGACGTGCCCACCGTGCCGCTGCAGCGTGACCTCGAACAGGCGCAGAAAAGCCTGCGCCTCAAGCCCGAGGCCACCGCGAAGACGCTCGACCTCGACCTGCGCCAGCCCAACGACCTGGCGCGCAGCCACCTGCTGCACCGCCTGCGCCTGCTCGATCTGCCGTGGGGCGAGGTCACGGCCGGCCAGCGCGCGAGCCGCGGCACCTTCCACGAGGTGTGGCAGCTGCAGTGGCAGCCCGAGTTCGCGCTGCGCGTCATCGAGGCCAGCCGCTTCGGCGCCACCGTGGCGCACGCCGCGAGCGCGCGCGTGATGGAAGGGCTCGCGGCCGAGACCTCGCTCACCGCACTCGCCGAGCAGGTCGACACCGTGCTGCTGGCCGATCTGCCCGTGGCCGTGCAGGCCGTGACCCGCGCGCTCGAAGACCGCGCCGCGCTCACCGGCGACGCCGTGCAGCTCATCGGCGCCGTGCCGCCGCTGGCCAATGTGTTCCGCTACGGCAGCGTGCGCCAGACCGACAGCGCGCTGCTTTCGCACGTGCTCGACAGCCTCATCGTGCGCGGCGCCATCGGCCTGCCGATTGCGTGCGGAGCGCTCGACGCCGAAGCCGCCGAGTCGCTGCGCACCCGCCTCATCGGCGCGCACGACGCGGTGCGCCTGCGCGACGGCGAAGAAACCACCACCGCCTGGCGCAACGCGCTGCGATCCATCGCCTTCGGCGAAACCGGCGCGCCGCTGCTGCGCGGCGTGAGCTGCCGGCTGCTGCTCGACGACGCGCAGATCGACAGCGACGGCGCTTCGCAACAGCTGGCACGCAACCTCTCGGCCGGCGCACCGCCGACCGACGCGGCGGCATGGCTCGAAGGCTTTCTCAACCGCAACGCGATGGTGCTGCTGCACGACGATGCCGTGTGGTCGCTGGTCGACGGCTGGCTCGCGGGGCTCGGCGAAGACCATTTCGTGCAGGTGCTGCCGCTGGTGCGGCGCAGCTTCGCGGACTTCTCGGGCGCCGACCGGCGCGCGCTCGGCGAGCGCGCCAAGCGCGGCGCGGTCGGAGGCACCTTGCCGTCCGCCGTTGCCGCCGCCGACTGGGACGAATCACGCGCGGTGCTCGCGCTGCCGCTGCTGCGGGAACTGCTGGGAGTGAAGGCATGA
- a CDS encoding acyl-CoA dehydrogenase family protein yields the protein MPTPAASAATAAAHPIPDRHGQNLFTTDTELHTLLALYLPEALRTHMRPHFERLGGLAGGLLDDLAGTADRNPPTLKQRTRTGVDEQKVIKHPAYVEMERLALSEFGLAAISHRDETLGWQGKMPPLVKYVLTYLFVQAEFGLCCPVSMTDSLTRTLKKFGTPELVAKYLPRLTSLDFDELAQGAMFMTEQAAGSDIAATATTAQRQADGSWRLAGDKWFCSNPDAGFAMVLARADDAPAGMKGVSLFLLPRELDDGSLNHYRIIRLKDKLGTRSMASGEIRLEGAVAYLVGEEGRGFQQMADMVNNSRLSNGVRSAGLMRRAVAEAEYIASERRAFGRALEQMPLMQRQLDKLRVPSEQARTMVCQTAQALARSDAGEPDAYALLRILTPLIKFRACRDARQVTGDAMEVRGGCGYIEEWSDPRIVRDAHLGSIWEGTSNIVALDVIRAVKREGSLPVLRTHVDKLIADATELTPAFATALRDTMARACALAETAAREGGDVLARQAASALYHCTSAAAMAWEASAGGSAARLRWAQLVLLHRVLPRDPLAPDALPADWHAARVRTAA from the coding sequence ATGCCCACACCCGCTGCTTCCGCTGCCACAGCCGCCGCGCACCCGATCCCCGATCGCCACGGCCAGAACCTCTTCACCACCGACACCGAGCTGCACACGCTGCTCGCGCTGTACCTGCCCGAGGCCCTGCGCACGCACATGCGCCCGCACTTCGAGCGCCTGGGCGGCCTGGCGGGCGGCCTGCTGGACGACCTGGCCGGCACCGCCGACCGCAACCCGCCCACGCTGAAGCAGCGCACGCGCACCGGCGTCGACGAGCAGAAGGTCATCAAGCACCCGGCCTATGTCGAGATGGAGCGCCTGGCGCTCAGCGAATTCGGCCTGGCCGCCATCTCGCACCGCGACGAGACGCTGGGCTGGCAAGGCAAGATGCCGCCGCTGGTCAAGTACGTGCTGACCTACCTCTTCGTGCAGGCCGAGTTCGGCCTGTGCTGCCCGGTCTCGATGACCGATTCGCTCACGCGCACGCTGAAGAAGTTCGGCACACCCGAGCTGGTCGCCAAGTACCTGCCGCGCCTGACCTCGCTCGACTTCGACGAGCTCGCGCAGGGCGCGATGTTCATGACCGAGCAGGCCGCCGGCTCCGACATCGCCGCCACCGCCACGACCGCGCAGCGCCAGGCCGACGGCAGCTGGCGCCTGGCCGGCGACAAGTGGTTCTGCTCCAACCCCGACGCCGGCTTTGCGATGGTGCTGGCACGCGCCGACGACGCGCCCGCGGGCATGAAGGGCGTGTCGCTGTTCCTGCTGCCGCGCGAACTCGACGACGGCAGCCTCAACCACTACCGCATCATCCGCCTCAAGGACAAGCTGGGCACGCGCTCGATGGCCAGCGGCGAGATCCGCCTCGAAGGCGCGGTGGCCTACCTCGTGGGCGAGGAAGGCCGCGGCTTCCAGCAGATGGCCGACATGGTCAACAACTCGCGCTTGTCGAACGGCGTGCGCTCCGCCGGCCTGATGCGCCGCGCGGTGGCCGAGGCCGAGTACATCGCCTCCGAGCGCCGCGCCTTCGGCCGCGCGCTCGAGCAGATGCCGCTGATGCAGCGCCAGCTCGACAAGCTGCGCGTGCCGTCCGAACAGGCCCGCACCATGGTCTGCCAGACCGCGCAGGCGCTGGCGCGCTCCGACGCCGGCGAGCCCGATGCGTATGCGCTGCTGCGCATCCTCACGCCGCTCATCAAGTTCCGCGCCTGCCGCGATGCGCGCCAGGTCACGGGCGACGCGATGGAAGTGCGCGGCGGCTGCGGCTACATCGAAGAATGGAGCGACCCACGCATCGTGCGCGACGCGCACCTGGGCTCGATCTGGGAAGGCACCAGCAACATCGTCGCGCTCGACGTGATCCGCGCCGTGAAGCGCGAAGGCTCGCTGCCCGTGCTGCGCACGCACGTCGACAAGCTCATCGCCGACGCCACCGAACTCACGCCGGCCTTTGCCACCGCACTGCGCGACACGATGGCACGCGCCTGCGCCCTGGCCGAGACCGCCGCGCGCGAAGGCGGCGACGTGCTCGCACGCCAGGCCGCATCGGCCCTGTACCACTGCACGAGTGCCGCCGCGATGGCCTGGGAAGCCTCGGCCGGCGGCTCCGCCGCGCGCCTGCGCTGGGCCCAGCTGGTGCTGCTGCACCGCGTGCTGCCGCGCGATCCGCTGGCACCCGATGCGCTGCCTGCCGACTGGCACGCCGCGCGGGTCCGCACGGCCGCCTGA
- a CDS encoding Bug family tripartite tricarboxylate transporter substrate binding protein, whose protein sequence is MTPRPPDLTRRRLAALLGLVAGTAWAQPSDDTARPIRWIVPFPTGAIADVVARAIGAQLAIDTGQPVQIENRPGGNTALAALEAARAPADGHTVLSADNGMWVLNPALYRTLSYSPSRDFTPVTQLVRLPMVLLVGPASGVRDARAFIDDARAFPGRFSFASAGNGSPQHLAMELLAREAGLEMVHVPYRSAGPALVEVAGGQLPFAMGELATARRFIQGGRLRALAVANPARLAQLPGVPTFAELGLPKVEAAIFHGLVAPAGTPPEVVARLQRAVASALHNPAVQRRLAEAGVEPVGGTPAEFETLLARESARWHPLIRALKLSLD, encoded by the coding sequence GTGACGCCGCGCCCGCCGGACCTGACACGGCGGCGGCTGGCCGCGCTGCTGGGTCTGGTGGCGGGCACGGCCTGGGCGCAGCCCTCCGACGACACGGCGCGGCCGATCCGCTGGATCGTGCCGTTCCCGACGGGCGCGATTGCCGACGTCGTCGCGCGCGCGATCGGCGCCCAGCTCGCCATCGACACGGGCCAGCCGGTGCAGATCGAGAACCGCCCCGGCGGCAACACCGCGCTCGCCGCCCTCGAGGCCGCGCGCGCACCGGCCGACGGCCACACGGTGCTGTCGGCCGACAACGGCATGTGGGTGCTCAACCCGGCGCTGTACCGCACCCTGAGCTACAGCCCGTCGCGCGATTTCACGCCCGTCACGCAGCTGGTGCGGCTGCCGATGGTGCTGCTGGTCGGACCGGCCAGCGGCGTGCGCGACGCGCGTGCCTTCATCGACGACGCGCGCGCCTTTCCGGGCCGCTTCAGTTTTGCGTCGGCCGGCAACGGCAGCCCGCAGCACCTCGCGATGGAACTGCTGGCGCGCGAGGCGGGGCTGGAGATGGTGCATGTGCCGTACCGCAGCGCCGGGCCGGCGCTGGTCGAGGTGGCGGGCGGCCAGTTGCCGTTCGCGATGGGCGAGCTCGCCACGGCGCGCCGTTTCATCCAGGGCGGCCGGCTGCGCGCGCTCGCGGTGGCGAACCCCGCGCGCCTGGCGCAACTGCCGGGCGTGCCGACCTTCGCGGAGCTGGGCCTGCCGAAGGTCGAGGCCGCGATCTTCCACGGCCTCGTGGCGCCCGCGGGCACGCCGCCCGAGGTGGTGGCGCGGCTGCAGCGCGCGGTGGCCAGCGCCCTGCACAACCCGGCGGTGCAGCGCCGCTTGGCCGAGGCGGGTGTCGAGCCGGTGGGCGGCACGCCGGCCGAATTCGAAACCCTGCTGGCGCGCGAGTCGGCGCGCTGGCATCCGCTGATCCGCGCGCTCAAGCTCTCGCTCGACTGA
- a CDS encoding AAA family ATPase — MSNVLRQHAEQQFAEELDALQKVDDRQRPANWKLSPWAVLTYLMGGKLASGFEVSPKYIGSSRLMEIAVSTLATDRALLLYGVPGTAKSWVSEHLAAAVSGDSTMLIQGTAGTSEEQLRYGWNYAELLAHGPSEKALVPSPLVNAMRLGKIARVEELTRIPADVQDSLITVLSEKTLPVPELGTEVQATRGFSVIATANNRDKGVNELSSALKRRFNTVVLPVPSSEAEEVQIVVKRVSELGRALALPAEPPALQEVRRVVQIFRELRNGQTEDGKTRIKSPTSTLSTAEAISVINSGMALAGHFGDGVLRSADVASGLIGAVIKDPVQDQVVWKEYLETVVKERADWKDLYRACREQL; from the coding sequence ATGAGCAATGTCCTGCGCCAGCATGCCGAACAGCAATTCGCCGAAGAACTCGACGCGCTCCAGAAGGTCGACGACCGCCAGCGCCCGGCCAACTGGAAGCTCTCGCCCTGGGCCGTGCTCACCTACCTGATGGGCGGCAAGCTGGCCAGCGGCTTCGAGGTCAGCCCCAAGTACATCGGCAGTTCGCGCCTGATGGAAATCGCCGTGTCCACGCTCGCCACCGACCGCGCGCTGCTGCTGTACGGCGTGCCGGGCACCGCGAAGTCGTGGGTGTCGGAGCACCTGGCCGCCGCCGTGAGCGGTGACTCCACCATGCTGATCCAGGGCACCGCCGGCACCAGCGAAGAACAGCTGCGCTACGGCTGGAACTACGCCGAGCTGTTGGCCCACGGCCCGTCCGAAAAGGCGCTGGTGCCGAGCCCGCTCGTGAACGCCATGCGCCTGGGCAAGATCGCGCGCGTCGAAGAACTCACGCGCATCCCGGCCGACGTGCAAGATTCGCTGATCACCGTGCTGTCGGAAAAGACGCTGCCCGTGCCCGAGCTCGGCACCGAGGTGCAGGCCACGCGCGGCTTCTCGGTCATTGCCACGGCCAACAACCGCGACAAGGGCGTGAACGAACTGTCGAGCGCGCTCAAGCGCCGCTTCAACACCGTGGTGCTGCCCGTGCCGTCGAGCGAGGCCGAGGAAGTGCAGATCGTCGTCAAGCGCGTGTCCGAGCTGGGCCGTGCGCTCGCGCTGCCGGCCGAGCCGCCCGCGCTGCAGGAAGTGCGCCGCGTGGTGCAGATCTTCCGCGAGCTGCGCAACGGCCAGACCGAAGACGGCAAGACGCGCATCAAGTCGCCCACTTCCACGCTCTCGACCGCCGAGGCCATCTCGGTCATCAACAGCGGCATGGCGCTGGCAGGCCATTTCGGCGACGGCGTGCTGCGCTCGGCCGACGTGGCCTCGGGCCTGATCGGCGCCGTCATCAAGGACCCGGTGCAAGACCAGGTGGTGTGGAAGGAATACCTCGAAACCGTGGTGAAGGAACGGGCCGACTGGAAGGACCTCTACCGCGCCTGCCGCGAACAACTCTGA
- a CDS encoding VWA domain-containing protein: protein MSSNPMEEETLPPADRLQRWRLVLGSEANASCGAIEGRVREIDQALAALYEADGRRGLGQGGQRGGRGDSAPSVARWLGDIRKYFPSQVVQVMQRDAMERLNLRQMLLQPEMLENAQPDVHLVANLIALASVIPAGTKDTARAVVRKVVDELMKKLEEPMRSAVSGALNRSQRNRRPRHSEIDWHRTIRANLRHWQPEYRTVVPQTLIGYGRKARQPQREVILCIDQSGSMAASVVYSSIFGAVMASLPAVSTKLVVFDTAVVDMTEQLQDPVDLLFGVQLGGGTDINGAVGYCQTLVREPRNTILILISDLYEGGVEDGLLRRAHQLVEAGVQFIALLALSDEGAPSYDRDLAAKLAALGVPSFACTPDAFPGLMAAAIKREDVSTWAAGQGLKTSRAAP, encoded by the coding sequence ATGAGTTCGAACCCGATGGAAGAAGAAACCCTGCCGCCCGCCGACCGCCTGCAACGCTGGCGCCTCGTGCTCGGCAGCGAAGCCAACGCCAGCTGCGGCGCCATCGAAGGCCGCGTGCGCGAGATCGACCAGGCGCTGGCCGCGCTCTACGAAGCCGACGGCCGGCGCGGCCTCGGCCAGGGCGGGCAGCGCGGTGGCCGCGGCGATTCGGCGCCCAGCGTGGCACGCTGGCTCGGCGACATCCGCAAGTACTTTCCGAGCCAGGTGGTGCAGGTCATGCAGCGCGACGCGATGGAGCGGCTCAACCTGCGCCAGATGCTGCTGCAGCCCGAGATGCTGGAGAACGCGCAGCCCGATGTGCACCTGGTGGCCAACCTCATCGCGCTGGCGAGCGTGATCCCGGCCGGCACCAAGGACACCGCGCGCGCCGTGGTGCGCAAGGTGGTCGACGAACTCATGAAGAAGCTCGAGGAGCCGATGCGCAGCGCCGTGAGCGGCGCGCTCAACCGCAGCCAGCGCAACCGCCGCCCGCGCCATTCGGAGATCGACTGGCACCGCACCATCCGCGCCAACCTGCGCCACTGGCAGCCCGAGTACCGCACCGTGGTGCCGCAGACGCTGATCGGCTACGGCCGCAAGGCGCGCCAGCCGCAGCGCGAAGTGATTTTGTGCATCGACCAGAGCGGCTCCATGGCCGCGTCGGTCGTCTATTCGAGCATCTTCGGCGCCGTGATGGCGAGCCTGCCGGCGGTGTCGACCAAGCTCGTGGTGTTCGACACCGCCGTGGTCGACATGACCGAGCAGCTGCAAGACCCGGTCGACCTGCTGTTCGGCGTGCAGCTGGGCGGCGGCACCGACATCAACGGCGCCGTGGGCTATTGCCAGACGCTGGTGCGCGAGCCGCGCAACACCATCCTGATCCTGATCTCCGACCTGTACGAAGGCGGAGTGGAAGACGGCCTGCTGCGCCGCGCCCACCAGCTGGTGGAGGCCGGCGTGCAGTTCATCGCGCTGCTGGCGCTCAGCGACGAGGGCGCGCCCTCGTACGACCGCGACCTGGCCGCCAAGCTCGCGGCGCTGGGCGTGCCTTCGTTCGCCTGCACGCCCGATGCGTTCCCCGGCCTCATGGCCGCGGCCATCAAGCGCGAAGACGTGTCGACCTGGGCCGCGGGGCAGGGCCTGAAGACCAGTCGGGCCGCCCCGTGA
- a CDS encoding Bug family tripartite tricarboxylate transporter substrate binding protein, whose protein sequence is MRHPLSHFLSAAATACAALLLAATPAAHAQPGAFPSKPMTLVVPFPPGGPTDAMARTLAAGLRDKLGQPMIVENRAGAGGNIGADYVARAEADGHTLLFGTSGPLAINVSLYRKISYDPTKSFAPVIQVGYLPNILVVNPALPVKNVTELVAYAKAYPGKLSYASSGNGASSHLAGVLFNSVAATDLLHVPYKGTGPALNDLLGNQVSMTFTDILTALPYVKADKLRALGVTTSARSQALPEVPTVTEQLHTPYDVSVFFGIVAPAGTPPDRVAKLNHAFAEVLNSPKVKQMFAAQGLEASADTSPQKLAQFIAGETAKWKDVVKKSGAQLD, encoded by the coding sequence ATGCGACACCCCCTCAGCCACTTTCTCAGCGCAGCGGCCACCGCCTGCGCTGCCCTGCTGCTCGCGGCGACGCCCGCCGCACACGCCCAGCCCGGTGCCTTCCCGTCCAAGCCGATGACGCTGGTCGTGCCCTTCCCGCCCGGTGGCCCGACCGACGCGATGGCGCGCACGCTCGCCGCCGGGCTGCGCGACAAGCTCGGCCAGCCCATGATCGTGGAGAACCGCGCGGGCGCGGGCGGCAACATCGGTGCCGACTACGTCGCGCGCGCCGAGGCCGACGGCCACACGCTGCTGTTCGGCACCTCGGGCCCGCTGGCCATCAACGTCAGCCTGTACCGCAAGATCAGCTACGACCCGACCAAGAGCTTCGCGCCCGTGATCCAGGTCGGCTACCTGCCGAACATCCTGGTGGTGAACCCGGCCCTGCCGGTGAAGAACGTGACCGAGCTGGTCGCCTACGCCAAGGCCTACCCGGGCAAGCTCAGCTATGCCTCGTCGGGCAACGGCGCGTCGTCGCACCTGGCGGGCGTGCTGTTCAACTCGGTGGCCGCCACCGACCTGCTGCACGTGCCCTACAAGGGCACGGGCCCGGCGCTCAACGACCTGCTGGGCAACCAGGTCAGCATGACCTTCACCGACATCCTCACCGCGCTGCCCTACGTCAAGGCCGACAAGCTGCGTGCACTCGGCGTGACCACCTCGGCGCGCTCGCAGGCGCTGCCCGAAGTGCCGACCGTCACCGAACAACTGCACACGCCTTACGACGTGAGCGTGTTCTTCGGCATCGTCGCGCCGGCCGGCACGCCGCCCGACCGCGTGGCCAAGCTCAATCACGCGTTCGCCGAAGTGCTGAACTCGCCGAAGGTCAAGCAGATGTTCGCGGCGCAAGGCCTCGAAGCCAGCGCCGACACCTCGCCGCAGAAGCTCGCGCAATTCATCGCCGGCGAAACGGCCAAGTGGAAGGACGTGGTGAAGAAGTCGGGTGCGCAGCTCGACTGA